The segment CAGAACACGGTGCATCTACTAAGACGCGATCGAATTGTTCTTTCCAATTATCGGGTAAATAACGACCGTCTTGTAGCTTAGTTGAAACTATGGATACTCCAAGTCGTTCAGCATTTTGATTCATAAGCTCTAATTTATGATCGTATATATCACAACTCATAATAGCACCCGTATTATTCATGAGACTTGCCATATGCATAGACTTACCACCTGGTGCAGCACAACAATCTAATATGCGCTCTCCTGGCTTAGGATCAACTACATGAGCAATGAGCATAGAGGCTTTATCCATAAAAGTAATATGACCTTCCATAACAGGTTTTGCTTTTTCCAAATGCCCTTGATGTGCATCAATATAAACTACTTCTGGAATATCATTGTCCTGTTCAACAGTCCAACCTAAATCTCGTAGTTCTTTTAAACAATCCTCAATAGATACTTTTACAGTATTTATACGTGCTGTCAAACGAGGTTGTTCATTAAACCAAGCACAAAGATCTATAGTCTTATCCTTCCCCATTTCATTCATCCATAAATCAACAAGCCATAAAGGTTGATTATAAATGAAAGAAATTTCTTCAGCCTCAGACTTGGCAAGTTCACCAATAGAAATACTATCACTTTCACGTAATACTGAACGTAATACGGCATTTACAAAGCCAGATAATCCTCTAGTTAACTTTTTTGCCAGTTTTACAGATTCATTGACCGCTGCACTTTCAGGGACTTTATCCATATAGATAATTTGATAAATGCCAAGTCTAAGGATTTCTACAACCATGGACGATAATTTCTTTAATGGTCTTTTCGCGAAATGAACAATAATGGCATCTAAATAATTTTTTCTACGGATAACACCATAGACCAACTCCGTGAAAAATCTTCGATCTAAATCGGATAAATGATATTTTTGTAAATACTCTTGTAACTTGATATTGGCATAAGCACCATTACGATTAATATCACTCAAAGCTTTCACTGCGAGCAATCGAATATTTAGTTGTTGATTCGTTTTAACTTCAGTCATCATTTTTCCTACCAATTAATTGTTCAACTGCTGCGCGAACACGTTGAGGATCTACTGTAGTATTGCAACAAGGTCCATTAGGTCTTTCATTTAAAACACCAATGACAGGTATGGGAAATACATCAGCCATGCCACTTGCTAAATCACGTTCACAAGCAATAGCTACAATAGCCTTTGGTCGTGCTTCTTTTACCTTCATTCGCGCTAATGTACCACCTGTTACCACTATAAATTGACAGCCATACTCTTTAGCAATTTGCAATAAACTTCCAACTTGGCATCTACCACATTGCTTACAATTGTATACATCATGTGTAACCTTATGAACACATGAACTTTCTTGTAAACAATGAGGTGTTAATAACAATATACGTTCTGGATCAACTGTATACATATCAAGCATCACGAGATGATTAATCAAATCAATCATAGACTGACGCAATTGATCCTTAGTAACCCCTCTCACTTTGCCAATCAATAAAGATAATGGAAATAATCCATATATAAACCGATTAGCTATCCTTAAAACAATAGGATGTAACCGTAGTATACCAAAACTAGCAATAATCAAGGATATACACAATAACCATATAACACAAATGCATACAGAAAAAATCACTGTACTTATTATGGGTGCAATAGGATGTAATTGTGAAAGCCCCGGTTCTAACACATACATTAGAAATCCGATTATTGCTGTAATTAAAGTACATGTAATTGATGATAATATCAGGTATAACGGATACGTTTCGTACTGCTTATATTGAGTCTCCAAAAACGATACCTTCCTTAATCTGATGTCCATTAATAAAATCAATTGCAGAAATGCGTTTTTTATTTTCTGGTTGGACTTCTGTTAATAGAATTATATTTCCATCACCACAAAATACACCTAAACCGGCTATTTTAGATACTATTGTACCAGGCACAGTTGTGGCTGATATTGCAATTGGTACATGTTTACCATGGACATCTATCAAACCGTGAGTCGTATCACTTGGAACTACTTCTGCTGACCATACTTTTAAACGTTTTCCATTGAGATACGTATAACATCCAGGAGCTGGATTAAGACCTCTAATAAGATTTACAATTTCATTAGCAGGCTTAGACCAGTCAATCTGACCCATTTCCTTTGTAATCTTAGCAGTATGTGTAGCCATTGTATCATCTTGTGGCGTCGCCACAATTTCTCCATTAACCCACCGAGTTAATACTGGAACGATTGTTTTGCCCCCTAGTAATGCCATACGTTCAAATAATTGCCCTGTTGTTTCACCACACAAAATATCAGTCTCCACGATATCAATAATATCGCCTGTATCAAGGCCATCATCCATATGCATAATTGTAACACCTGTCTTAGTATCACCATTTAATATGGCATAATGAATTGGTGCAGCACCTCTATACTTAGGTAAAATAGATGCATGTACGTTAATACATCCATATTGTGGTAAACGAATAAGCCATGGCGGTAAAATTTTACCGTATGCAATAACCACTACTACGTCGGGATTTAGAGCTTCTAGTTCTGCTTGTACTTGTTCATCACGTAATGTTACCGGTTGGAATACAGGTAAATTATGATTTAAAGCTGCCACTTTTACAGGTGGCATTTGAACTTGTTTACCGCGACCTTTTTGTTTATCTGGCTGACAGTATACACCAACAATAGAGTGACCAGCCTTTATTAATGCTTCCAAAGTAGGAACAGAAAAATCAGGCGTCCCCATAAATACGACGCGTAATTGTTTTTGATTAGACAATTTCTTTCTCCTCTGGGTGATCAGTAATCAATCGTAAGTTAGTTGCTTTTTCAATAAACAAATGACCTTCTAAATGATCAATCTCATGTTGAAAAATACGCGCTAAAAATCCTTCAGCTTTAATTGTTACCTTTTTATTATGAGGGTCTATACCTTTAACAGTAATTTTGTCGAATCTTTCCACATCGCCAAAATACCCTGGTACACTTAAACAACCCTCTGGTCCCACTTGAGATCCCTCAGCATGCGTAATTTCAGGATTAATCAATGCAATGAGACCACTACCGGCATGATCATCTACGACGATAATTCGTTTTGACACCGCTACTTGAGGTGCAGCAAGCCCAACGCCATCAGTCTCATACATTGTTTCCGCCATATCATCGATAAGGGCTCTAAGTTTTTTATTAACATGTTCTACAGGTTCCGCAATTTGTTTTAAAACGGGGTGACCTGCTTTCACAACATCTAATACTGCCAT is part of the Veillonella nakazawae genome and harbors:
- the def gene encoding peptide deformylase — protein: MAVLDVVKAGHPVLKQIAEPVEHVNKKLRALIDDMAETMYETDGVGLAAPQVAVSKRIIVVDDHAGSGLIALINPEITHAEGSQVGPEGCLSVPGYFGDVERFDKITVKGIDPHNKKVTIKAEGFLARIFQHEIDHLEGHLFIEKATNLRLITDHPEEKEIV
- a CDS encoding DUF116 domain-containing protein; amino-acid sequence: METQYKQYETYPLYLILSSITCTLITAIIGFLMYVLEPGLSQLHPIAPIISTVIFSVCICVIWLLCISLIIASFGILRLHPIVLRIANRFIYGLFPLSLLIGKVRGVTKDQLRQSMIDLINHLVMLDMYTVDPERILLLTPHCLQESSCVHKVTHDVYNCKQCGRCQVGSLLQIAKEYGCQFIVVTGGTLARMKVKEARPKAIVAIACERDLASGMADVFPIPVIGVLNERPNGPCCNTTVDPQRVRAAVEQLIGRKNDD
- the rsmB gene encoding 16S rRNA (cytosine(967)-C(5))-methyltransferase RsmB; the protein is MTEVKTNQQLNIRLLAVKALSDINRNGAYANIKLQEYLQKYHLSDLDRRFFTELVYGVIRRKNYLDAIIVHFAKRPLKKLSSMVVEILRLGIYQIIYMDKVPESAAVNESVKLAKKLTRGLSGFVNAVLRSVLRESDSISIGELAKSEAEEISFIYNQPLWLVDLWMNEMGKDKTIDLCAWFNEQPRLTARINTVKVSIEDCLKELRDLGWTVEQDNDIPEVVYIDAHQGHLEKAKPVMEGHITFMDKASMLIAHVVDPKPGERILDCCAAPGGKSMHMASLMNNTGAIMSCDIYDHKLELMNQNAERLGVSIVSTKLQDGRYLPDNWKEQFDRVLVDAPCSGLGILQKKLDMRWRKTQSLLTDLPPLQLEILEKAAEMVKVDGYLVYSTCTINSGENEDVLEKFLATHKNFIIDPVSFEGLPQAVEGMITTYPPRDQMDGFFMARVKRIS
- the fmt gene encoding methionyl-tRNA formyltransferase, encoding MSNQKQLRVVFMGTPDFSVPTLEALIKAGHSIVGVYCQPDKQKGRGKQVQMPPVKVAALNHNLPVFQPVTLRDEQVQAELEALNPDVVVVIAYGKILPPWLIRLPQYGCINVHASILPKYRGAAPIHYAILNGDTKTGVTIMHMDDGLDTGDIIDIVETDILCGETTGQLFERMALLGGKTIVPVLTRWVNGEIVATPQDDTMATHTAKITKEMGQIDWSKPANEIVNLIRGLNPAPGCYTYLNGKRLKVWSAEVVPSDTTHGLIDVHGKHVPIAISATTVPGTIVSKIAGLGVFCGDGNIILLTEVQPENKKRISAIDFINGHQIKEGIVFGDSI